In a genomic window of Mus pahari chromosome 8, PAHARI_EIJ_v1.1, whole genome shotgun sequence:
- the Fut11 gene encoding alpha-(1,3)-fucosyltransferase 11, translating to MASRCTEAVLAALGVLSVCSASSSGSEASGEAEREEPWDGAVFRPPSALGAVGIARGHGSPPPGNTEAVDLPVLLWWSPGLFPHFPGDSERIQCAHGACVASRDRRARADPRTRALLFYGTDFRAADAPLPRLAHQSWALLHEESPLNNFLLSHGPGIRLFNLTATFSRHSDYPLPLQWLPGAAYLRRPAPPLQERAEWRRRGYAPLLYLQSHCDVPSDRDRYVRELMRYIPVDSYGKCLQNREPPTVRLQDTATATTEDPELMAFLSRYKFHLALENAICNDYMTEKLWRPMHLGAVPVYRGSPSVRDWMPNNHSIILIDDFESPQKLAEFIDFLDKNDEEYMKYLAYKQPGGITNQFLLDNLEHREWGVNDPMLPNYLNGFECFVCDHELARLDAEKAHASSHGDIPVPEPRIAQSSHMNCPVPTPGFGKVEEIPENDSWKEMWLQDYWQGLYQGEALTAMIHNNETQQRKFWDYVHEMFMKQNKNL from the exons ATGGCTTCTCGCTGTACCGAGGCGGTGTTAGCCGCCCTGGGGGTGCTCAGTGTCTGTTCGGCCAGCAGCTCCGGGTCCGAGGCTTccggggaggcagagagggaggagccgTGGGATGGCGCCGTTTTCCGGCCGCCCTCTGCCCTAGGCGCCGTGGGGATAGCGCGCGGGCACGGGTCCCCGCCTCCAGGGAACACAGAGGCGGTGGACCTACCCGTGTTGCTGTGGTGGAGCCCAGGTCTGTTTCCGCACTTCCCAGGTGACTCGGAGAGGATACAGTGTGCGCACGGCGCGTGCGTGGCGTCCCGGGATCGACGGGCGCGCGCCGACCCGCGGACGCGCGCATTGCTCTTTTACGGCACAGACTTCCGCGCGGCTGATGCGCCCCTGCCGCGCCTGGCGCACCAGAGCTGGGCGCTCCTGCACGAGGAGTCGCCGCTCAATAACTTCCTACTGAGCCACGGCCCGGGCATCCGTCTCTTCAATCTCACCGCCACTTTTAGCCGCCACTCGGACTATCCGCTGCCACTGCAGTGGCTGCCCGGGGCCGCCTATTTGCGCCGGCCCGCGCCTCCGCTCCAGGAGCGCGCCGAGTGGCGTCGCCGCGGCTACGCGCCGTTGCTCTATTTGCAGTCCCATTGCGATGTGCCTTCCGACCGGGACCGATACGTACGCGAGCTCATGCGCTACATCCCG GTGGATTCCTATGGCAAGTGCCTGCAGAACCGCGAGCCGCCCACCGTGCGATTACAGGACACAGCCACGGCCACCACCGAGGATCCAGAACTCATGGCCTTTTTGTCCCGGTATAAGTTCCACTTGGCCCTGGAAAATGCCATCTGCAATGATTACATGACAGAAAAACTGTGGCGCCCCATGCATCTGGGTGCCGTGCCTGTGTATCGTGGATCACCCTCTGTGAGGGACTGGATGCCCAATAATCACTCCATCATCCTAATTGATGACTTTGAGTCCCCTCAAAAGTTGGCAGAGTTTATTGACTTTCTGGACAAAAATGATGAAGAGTATATGAAATACCTGGCATACAAGCAGCCTGGAGGCATCACCAACCAGTTTCTTCTGGATAACCTGGAGCACAGGGAGTGGGGAGTCAATGATCCCATGTTGCCTAACTACCTCAATGGCTTTGAGTGCTTCGTCTGTGACCATGAACTGGCTCGGCTGGATGCTGAAAAAGCACATGCATCCTCTCATGGGGACATTCCTGTCCCCGAGCCTCGCATTGCCCAATCGTCGCACATGAACTGTCCAGTGCCTACCCCTGGCTTTGGGAAAGTTGAAGAGATTCCCGAGAATGACAG CTGGAAGGAAATGTGGCTACAAGATTATTGGCAAGGTCTCTATCAGGGGGAAGCTCTCACTGCCATGATCCACAACAATGAGACACAGCAGAGGAAATTTTGGGATTATGTACATGAGATGTTcatgaaacagaataaaaatctCTAA